The genomic stretch GGGCGTCGTAGCCCGTCGTCCCCGCCGTCCGCCACGACTCCGGCAGGTCCTCGCCGGGCTCCAGGATCTTCTCCACGACGGTCCACCGGTCGCCCGAGGCGTCGGCCAGGCGGTCGAGATAGCCCTTCGGGTCGGCCAGTCCGTCGGGGTGGTCGATCCGCAGGCCGTCGACCGCGCCGCCGTGGACGAGCTCCAGGACCAGCCCGTGCGTGGCGTCGAAGATCGCGGGGTCCTCGACCCGCAGGCCGGCGAGGGTGTTGATCGCGAAGAACCGCCGGTAGTTGAGGTCGGCGTCGGCGCGCCGCCAGTCCACCAGCTCGTAGTGCTGGCGGGCGTGCACCTCCTGCGGGGTCCCGCCCTCGCTGCCGGGCGCCAGCGGGAAGCGGTTGTCGTAGTACCGCAGCTCACCGGCTCCGCTGCCCCCACCCTCCGGACCGACCACCTCGAGCTTCTCGACGTCGTCGGCCGAGCCCAGCACCGGGATGCGGACCTTGCCGCCGCCGAACTCCCAGTCGATGTCGAACGCGCCGGCGTGCGCGCTGTCCTGCCCGTGCTGCAGGACGTCCCACCACCACGGCGCCGCCGCCGGGTCCTCGACGCCCATGTGGTTCGGCACCAGGTCCAGGACCAGCCCGAGCCCGCGTTCGTGCAGGGCCGCGACGAACCGGTCGAAGCCCGCCCGGCCGCCGCGCGCCTCGTCGATGTGGGCGTGGTCCACGGTGTCGTAGCCGTGGTTGCTCCCCTCCGCCGAGCGCAGCAGGGGAGAGGCGTAGGCGTGCGTCACCCCGAGGTCGGCCAGGTAGCCGGCGAGCTCGGCGCCGTCCTGCAGCGTGAAGTCGGCGTGGAACTGCAGCCGGTAGGTGCTCGACGGAGTGCCCCGCCGGCGGTCGGCGTGCGGTCCGGTCACAGCGCCGGTCCGGTGAGGACGACGATCGAGCGGCCCGCCACGGTGATCGCCTCGCCCGGCTTGATCTCGACCGGCTCGACGGCATGCATCTGCGCGGTGTCGATGACCGTCGTCCACTTGGGGGAGTAGTCCTCGCCGGGGAGGGTGTACTCGATCGCCTCGTGCGAGGCGTTGAACGCCAGGTAGAAGTGGTCGTCCTTGACGTACTCCCCGCGCTCGTCCATCTCGCGGATGCCCAGGCCGTTCAGGTAGACGGCCAGGGAGCGCGCATAGCCGACGTCCCAGTCCTCGTCGGTCATCTGCTCGCCCTCGGGGGTGAGCCAGTCGATGTCGGCCACCGGCTCGCCCTGTCCGCGACGGACCGGCCGTCCGTGGAAGAACCGCCGGCGGCGGAACGTCGGGTGGTCGTGCCGGAGCCGGGTGACCTTCTTGGTGAACTCGAGGAGGCCCTCGTCGACGTTCTCCCAGTCGATCCAGGTGATGGGGGAGTCCTGGCAGTAGCCGTTGTTGTTGCCGCCCTGGCTGCGGCCGAGCTCGTCACCGTGCAGCAGCATCGGCACGCCCTGGCTGAGCATCAGCGTGGCGATGAAGTTGCGCCGCTGCTGCGCCCGCAGCTGCAGGATCTTCGGGTCCTTCGTCGGCCCCTCGACGCCGCAGTTCCAGCTGCGGTTGTGGCTCTCGCCGTCGTTGTTGTCCTCGCCGTTGGCCTCGTTGTGCTTCTCGTTGTAGGAGACCAGGTCGTTGAGGGTGAAGCCGTCGTGCGCCGTGACGAAGTTGATGCTCGCGACGGGACGGCGGCCCGAGTGCTGGTACAGGTCGGACGAGCCGGAGATCCGGCTGGCGAACTCGTCGATGGTGCCACCCTCGCCGCGCCAGAAGTCGCGGACGGTGTCGCGGTACTTGCCGTTCCACTCCGTCCACAGCGCCGGGAAGTTGCCCACCTGGTAGCCGCCCTCGCCCACGTCCCACGGCTCGGCGATCAGCTTCACCTGGCTGACGATCGGGTCCTGGTGGACGAGGTCGAAGAAGGTCGCGAGCCGGTCGACGGCGTGCAGCTCGCGCGCCAGCGCGGAGGCGAGGTCGAAGCGGAAGCCGTCGACGTGCATCTCGGTGACCCAGTACCGCAGCGAGTCCATGATCAGCTGCAGCGACTGCGGCGTCCGGACGTTGAGCGTGTTCCCGGTGCCCGTGTAGTCCATGTAGTAGCGCTCGTCGCCCTCGACGAGCTTGTAGTACGTGCGGTTGTCGATCCCTCGGAACGACAGCGTCGGGCCGTTGTGGTTGCCCTCGGCCGTGTGGTTGTAGACCACGTCCAGGATGACCTCGATGCCCGCCTCGTGCAGGGCGCGGACCATGCCCTTGAACTCCTGGACGTGCTGGCCGGCGGCCGTCGCGCTGGCGTACTCGTTGTGCGGGGCGAAGAAGCCGATCGTGTTATAGCCCCAGTAGTTGCGCAGGCCCTTCTGCTGCAGGGTGTCGTCCTGCACGAACTGGTGCACCGGCAGCAGCTCGATCGCGGTGACGCCGAGGTCCTGCAGGTACTCGATGGTCGCGGGGTGCGCGACGGCGGCGTAGGTGCCGCGCAGCTCCTCCGGGATCCGTGGGTTGGTCATCGTCAGACCCTTGACGTGGGCCTCGTAGATGACCGTCTTGTTGTAGGGCGTCTTCGGCGGGCGGTCGACGCCCCAGTCGAAGTAGGGGTTGACGACGACGGACTTCGGCATGTGCGGTGCCGAGTCCTCGTCGTTGCGCTCCTTGGTCTCGAAGTCGTAGCCGAAGACCGACTGGTCCCAGTCGATCTGGCCGTCGATCGCCTTCGCGTACGGGTCGAGCAGCAGCTTGTTGGGGTTGCAGCGCAGGCCCTTCGCCGGGTCGTACGGGCCGTGGACCCGGAAGCCGTAGCGCTGGCCGGGGTGGATCCCGGGCAGGAACGCGTGCCAGACGTACCCGTCCATCTCGGGGAGGCGGATGCGCTCCTCGTTGCCGGACTCGTCGAACAGGCACAGCTCGACCTTCTCGGCGACCTCGCTGAAGATCGCGAAGTTCGTGCCGGTGCCGTCGTACGTGGCCCCGAGGGGGTAGGCACTGCCGGGCCAGACCTGGGTCATGGGTGCTTCCTTCTGCGCTGTCTCGCGGCGAGATGGCCCCCGACGGCCGGGGGCACGGGTCGTCCACCGCGATCCTCGCGGAGACGGTCGGGCGGGGCGACCGGGACCCCGTGCCCATGGCGCGAGGTCCTCAATCGTGCCCTCGATCGTGACGTTGCCGACCCCGAGGACGACGACGCCCCCCGGAGCGTGGCTGCGAGGGGCGTCGTGCGCAGGAACGGCCCGGACGCGGACCGCGTCCGGACCGGGACGGCTGCGGCGGACCACCCCTGGGGGTCGGGCGCCGCGCACGGACCGACCTCGCCCAGAAGACCTGGGTGGCGCTGGCCCGTGGCTGAACCGCTCCTGCGACCAGGGACGCTAGGGCCGCGTGAGGGCGGAGACAAGTACCCGCCGGCCTCCCCGTCCCCTCGCGCACCGGTCGGCGCAGGGAACGCACGCCCGGCGTTCTGTCACACCCCCGTCGTACCGTCGTCGGCGTGCGCGCGACCACCGACATCCGGCCGACCCAGGGCAAGTTCCGGGTCGTCAGCGAGTTCCAGCCCTCCGGCGACCAGCCGGCGGCGATCGAGGAGCTCGCCCGCCGGGTCAACGGCGGGGAGAAGGACGTCGTGCTGCTCGGCGCCACCGGCACCGGCAAGTCGGCGACGACGGCGTGGCTGATCGAGCAGGTGCAGCGGCCGACGTTGGTCATGGCGCCGAACAAGACGCTGGCCGCCCAGCTCGCGAACGAGTTCCGCGAGCTGCTGCCGGACAACGCGGTCGAGTACTTCGTCTCGTACTACGACTACTACCAGCCCGAGGCCTACGTCCCGCAGACCGACACCTACATCGAGAAGGACTCCTCGATCAACGAGGAGGTGGAGCGGCTGCGTCACTCGGCGACCCAGGCCCTGCTCACCCGGCGCGACGTCGTGGTCGTGGCGACGGTGTCGTGCATCTACGGCCTGGGCACGCCGCAGGAGTACGTCGACCGGGCACTGAAGATCTCGGTGGGGGAGGAGCGCGACCGCGACGAGCTGCTGCGCACCCTGGTCACCGAGCAGTACACCCGCAACGACCTCTCGTTCACCCGCGGCACCTTCCGCGTGCGGGGCGACACGATCGAGGTCTTCCCGGTGTACGAGGAGCTCGCCGTCCGCATCGAGATGTTCGGCGACGAGGTCGAGCGGCTGTACTACCTGCACCCGCTGACCGGTGAGGTCGTGCGCGAGGTGCGGGAGTTGTTCGTCTTCCCCGCCACCCACTACGTCGCGGGCCCGGAACGGATGGAGCGGGCCATCCGCGGCATCGAGGCCGAGCTGGAGCACCGGCTGGCCGAGCTGGAGCGGCAGGGCAAGCTGCTCGAGGCGCAGCGGCTGCGCATGCGCACGACCTACGACATCGAGATGATGCGCCAGGTCGGTTTCTGCTCCGGCATCGAGAACTACTCGCGGCACATCGACGGCCGCGCACCGGGCAGCGCGGGCAGCTGCCTGATCGACTACTTCCCCGACGACTTCCTCCTGGTCATCGACGAGTCGCACGTGACCGTGCCGCAGATCGGCGGCATGTACGAGGGCGACATGAGCCGGAAGCGGACGCTGGTCGAGCACGGCTTCCGGCTGCCGTCGGCCATGGACAACCGGCCGCTGAAGTGGGAGGAGTTCACCGACCGCATCGGCCAGACGGTCTACCTGTCGGCGACGCCGGGTCCCTACGAGCTGGGTCGCACGGGCGGCGAGTTCGTCGAGCAGGTCATCCGGCCGACCGGCCTGGTCGACCCCGAGGTCGTCATCAAGCCGACCAAGGGGCAGATCGACGACCTGGTGCACGAGATCCGGGTCCGTACCGAGAAGGACGAGCGGGTCCTGGTCACGACGCTGACCAAGAAGATGGCCGAGGACCTCACCGACTACCTGCTCGAGCTCGGGATCAAGGTCCGCTACCTGCACTCCGAGGTGGACACGCTCCGCCGGGTCGAACTGCTGCGGGAGCTGCGGCAGGGCGAGTACGACGTGCTCGTCGGCATCAACCTGCTGCGCGAGGGGCTCGACCTGCCCGAGGTGTCGCTGGTGGCGATCCTCGACGCCGACAAGGAGGGCTTCCTCCGGTCGGGCACGTCGCTGATCCAGACGATCGGCCGGGCGGCGCGCAACGTGTCCGGTCAGGTGCACATGTACGCCGACAAGGTCACCCCGTCGATGGCGCAGGCGATCGAGGAGACCAACCGCCGGCGCGAGAAGCAGATCGCCTACAACACCGAGCGTGGCGTCGACCCGCAGCCGCTGCGCAAGAAGATCGTCGACATCCTCGACGGCATCTACCGCGAGGCCGAGGATTCGGAGTCGGCGGAGCTGATCGGTGGTTCCGGCCGGCAGCAGTCCCGCGGCAAGTCCCCGGTGCCCGGGTTGTCCTCGAAGAAGGCGGCCACGACGCGGGGCAAGGCCGGCTCGATCGACGTGCAGGGCCTGCCCCGCAACGAGCTCGCGGACCTGATCACGCAGATGAACGAGCAGATGCTCGCCGCGGCACGCGAACTGCAGTTCGAGGTCGCCGCCCGGTTGCGGGACGAGCTCGCGGAGCTGAAGAAGGAGCTCCGCCAGTTCGACGCCGCGCACGCCTGAAATTCGATGCTGCGCCGGGAACACCGGCGAACCGTCGGTCGTTGGAGCCGACGAACCACACGACGTGCGGGCGATGATGGCTGCCGTGGAACGGTTCACCGTGGAGGGGAGTATCCCGCTGCGGCAGCGTCGTCAGTACGGGACCGCGTGCGGTCCCCGGCGCTGCCGGTCGGCCGTGACAGGGGCGACGGGAGAGACCTCCGGTCACTGACGTACGCCAGTTTCCGGAGGTAGTTGCTGCATGGACGTCCCCTTCTGGGTGTGGGCTGTCACGGTCGGCGCGATCGTGGGCATGCTCCTCTTCGACCTCGTCGGCCACGTGCGCACGCCG from Blastococcus sp. PRF04-17 encodes the following:
- the glgX gene encoding glycogen debranching protein GlgX, which translates into the protein MTQVWPGSAYPLGATYDGTGTNFAIFSEVAEKVELCLFDESGNEERIRLPEMDGYVWHAFLPGIHPGQRYGFRVHGPYDPAKGLRCNPNKLLLDPYAKAIDGQIDWDQSVFGYDFETKERNDEDSAPHMPKSVVVNPYFDWGVDRPPKTPYNKTVIYEAHVKGLTMTNPRIPEELRGTYAAVAHPATIEYLQDLGVTAIELLPVHQFVQDDTLQQKGLRNYWGYNTIGFFAPHNEYASATAAGQHVQEFKGMVRALHEAGIEVILDVVYNHTAEGNHNGPTLSFRGIDNRTYYKLVEGDERYYMDYTGTGNTLNVRTPQSLQLIMDSLRYWVTEMHVDGFRFDLASALARELHAVDRLATFFDLVHQDPIVSQVKLIAEPWDVGEGGYQVGNFPALWTEWNGKYRDTVRDFWRGEGGTIDEFASRISGSSDLYQHSGRRPVASINFVTAHDGFTLNDLVSYNEKHNEANGEDNNDGESHNRSWNCGVEGPTKDPKILQLRAQQRRNFIATLMLSQGVPMLLHGDELGRSQGGNNNGYCQDSPITWIDWENVDEGLLEFTKKVTRLRHDHPTFRRRRFFHGRPVRRGQGEPVADIDWLTPEGEQMTDEDWDVGYARSLAVYLNGLGIREMDERGEYVKDDHFYLAFNASHEAIEYTLPGEDYSPKWTTVIDTAQMHAVEPVEIKPGEAITVAGRSIVVLTGPAL
- the uvrB gene encoding excinuclease ABC subunit UvrB; its protein translation is MRATTDIRPTQGKFRVVSEFQPSGDQPAAIEELARRVNGGEKDVVLLGATGTGKSATTAWLIEQVQRPTLVMAPNKTLAAQLANEFRELLPDNAVEYFVSYYDYYQPEAYVPQTDTYIEKDSSINEEVERLRHSATQALLTRRDVVVVATVSCIYGLGTPQEYVDRALKISVGEERDRDELLRTLVTEQYTRNDLSFTRGTFRVRGDTIEVFPVYEELAVRIEMFGDEVERLYYLHPLTGEVVREVRELFVFPATHYVAGPERMERAIRGIEAELEHRLAELERQGKLLEAQRLRMRTTYDIEMMRQVGFCSGIENYSRHIDGRAPGSAGSCLIDYFPDDFLLVIDESHVTVPQIGGMYEGDMSRKRTLVEHGFRLPSAMDNRPLKWEEFTDRIGQTVYLSATPGPYELGRTGGEFVEQVIRPTGLVDPEVVIKPTKGQIDDLVHEIRVRTEKDERVLVTTLTKKMAEDLTDYLLELGIKVRYLHSEVDTLRRVELLRELRQGEYDVLVGINLLREGLDLPEVSLVAILDADKEGFLRSGTSLIQTIGRAARNVSGQVHMYADKVTPSMAQAIEETNRRREKQIAYNTERGVDPQPLRKKIVDILDGIYREAEDSESAELIGGSGRQQSRGKSPVPGLSSKKAATTRGKAGSIDVQGLPRNELADLITQMNEQMLAAARELQFEVAARLRDELAELKKELRQFDAAHA